From Medicago truncatula cultivar Jemalong A17 chromosome 7, MtrunA17r5.0-ANR, whole genome shotgun sequence, a single genomic window includes:
- the LOC120576923 gene encoding F-box protein CPR1: protein MFHDSYIKKNKHSTQFNFRSVTKKKKQREEMERLPQDLVSRILTKLPAIELSKCKSICKSWLALITNPQFITNYYTIYNNQHEHLLVIRRPFLCGLKTYISHLSWNFNDPKKHIISSEIFNPPYEYNSDHKYWTEIMGPCNGIYFLEGNPNVMMNPSLIQFMVLPQSHFTAPQGFYSFSEYYGFGFDPKTNDYKVVLLKDLWLKETDERQNGYWNVELYSFNSNSWRKLDAEDLPLPFDIWGSSRIYTFVRNCCHWWGFIDGNIGDVVLAFDMVDERFRKIKVPKIEHSNSSGECFKTLVPFDESDTIGVIVYPVKGLEKWFDVWVMNDYSDEGSWMKLYSIGPVPVIYKLVGFYGSNRFLWKDSNERLVLYEAESGNIRYLQVSGKYDSTRAARYMESLVSLQRGNESGYQCFSCSLVHDPLLNLGE from the coding sequence ATGTTTCATGATTcgtacattaaaaaaaacaaacactcTACACAATTCAATTTTCGAAGTgtcacaaaaaagaaaaagcaaagagaagaaatgGAGCGTTTGCCACAAGATTTAGTATCCAGAATCCTCACAAAGTTACCAGCAATAGAGTTATCAAAATGCAAATCCATTTGCAAATCATGGTTAGCTCTCATAACTAATCCTCAATTTATTACTAATTACTATACTATCTACAACAACCAACATGAACATCTTTTAGTCATTCGTAGACCTTTTCTTTGTGGTCTCAAAACATACATTTCACATCTTTCTTGGAATTTTAATGATCCCaaaaaacatattatttctTCTGAGATTTTTAACCCACCATATGAATACAATTCAGACCATAAATATTGGACTGAAATAATGGGTCCTTGTAATGGCATATACTTTCTAGAAGGTAATCCAAATGTAATGATGAATCCTTCATTGATACAGTTTATGGTTTTACCTCAATCCCATTTTACAGCTCCTCAAGGTTTTTATTCTTTCAGTGAAtattatggttttggttttgacCCTAAAACTAATGACTATAAAGTGGTTTTGTTGAAAGATCTTTGGTTAAAGGAAACAGATGAGAGACAAAATGGGTATTGGAATGTTGAGTTatatagttttaattcaaattctTGGAGGAAACTTGATGCTGAAGATttacctcttccttttgatatTTGGGGTTCTTCAAGAATCTACACTTTTGTGAGAAATTGTTGTCATTGGTGGGGTTTTATTGATGGTAATATTGGAGATGTTGTTTTAGCATTCGACATGGTTGATGAACGGTTTAGGAAGATTAAAGTGCCAAAGATTGAGCATTCCAATTCCTCAGGTGAATGTTTTAAAACATTGGTACCTTTTGATGAATCTGATACTATTGGTGTCATTGTTTATCCTGTAAAGGGATTAGAAAAATGGTTTGATGTTTGGGTGATGAATGATTATTCGGATGAAGGATCTTGGATGAAGTTATATAGTATTGGACCTGTGCCTGTGATTTATAAGCTTGTTGGATTTTATGGGAGTAATAGGTTTCTTTGGAAAGATAGCAATGAGAGGTTGGTGTTGTATGAAGCTGAGAGTGGAAATATAAGATATCTTCAGGTTTCTGGAAAGTATGATTCAACAAGAGCTGCTAGATATATGGAAAGTCTTGTTTCACTTCAAAGAGGAAATGAGAGTGGTTATCAATGTTTTTCTTGTAGTTTGGTTCATGATCCACTTTTGAACCTGGGGgagtaa
- the LOC120576976 gene encoding uncharacterized protein has translation MLHCCLWDDYAKQFSDALASYNGHDLICIIIKHCRIKPAQGNYPVCFTNAWDGTQLLFNPVCPEVAKFKELLKLLPVDDVDMSQNASQFSQGSQLSTPTDIMSKATFLSLSEINDITNEIICVTVAEITKLNATRYGWTYDGCKECTKVVKMDDGQLKCKNAHVNQKPVPRYKVEVQVEHKGSKARFLFWDELTVSILGISATDLREQMIQAGHTNPKTYPKLLDKLVFKKKKIFKVKAHPGSNPCSIIQFSESEQLLGNLEKQFGLEEESQIKNVAGEAVLALEAVSETKDLSLIPSLSLCGENEPSFAMSTPPAKRLSQDESDSATKPGAEDIQPTQLSSTKFANNRKYPKTPKLEKK, from the exons ATGCTCCATTGTTGTCTTTGGGATGATTATGCAAAGCAGTTTTCTGATGCTTTGGCCAGCTACAATGGTCATGATCTAATCTGCATCATTATCAAGCATTGTAGGATTAAACCTGCACAAG GTAATTATCCTGTTTGCTTCACTAATGCTTGGGATGGCACTCAACTTCTCTTCAATCCTGTTTGTCCTGAAGttgctaaattcaaagaatt ATTGAAACTTCTTCCagttgatgatgttgatatgAGTCAGAATGCATCTCAGTTTAGTCAAGGATCTCAGTTATCAACTCCAACTGATATAATGTCAAAGGCTACTTTTCTCAGTCTCTCTGAGATTAATGACATTACAAAT GAGATAATATGTGTTACTGTTGCTGAGATAACGAAACTGAATGCCACTAGATATGGATGGACTTATGATGGGTGTAAGGAATGTACCAAAGTTGTCAAGATGGATGATGGACAGTTGAAATGTAAAAATGCTCATGTTAATCAGAAGCCTGTTCCGAG GTACAAAGTTGAGGTTCAGGTTGAACATAAGGGAAGTAAGGCAAGATTTCTGTTCTGGGACGAGCTAACCGTGTCCATTTTAGGAATATCTGCTACAGACTTGAGGGAGCAGATGATTCAG GCTGGCCATACCAATCCAAAGACCTACCCTAAGCTCCTTGACAAACTGGtattcaagaagaagaagattttCAAGGTTAAAGCTCACCCTGGCTCAAATCCATGCTCTATTATACAGTTCAGTGAAAGTGAACAGCTGTTGGGTAATCTTGAGAAGCAATTTGGATTGGAGGAG GAGAGTCAAATTAAGAATGTTGCTGGAGAAGCAGTCCTTGCATTAGAAGCTGTTTCAGAAACCAAAGACCTATCACTCATTCCATCT CTTTCTCTATGTGGTGAAAATGAACCAAGTTTTGCTATGTCCACACCTCCTGCCAAAAGATTGTCTCAAGATGAATCTGATTCTGCTACAAAGCCTGGTGCTGAAGATATTCAGCCAACCCAACTTTCATCCACTAAGTTTGCCAACAACCGAAAGTATCCAAAGACGCCTAAGCTTGAGAAGAAGTAG